Genomic window (Musa acuminata AAA Group cultivar baxijiao chromosome BXJ1-9, Cavendish_Baxijiao_AAA, whole genome shotgun sequence):
TGGGAGCCCACCAGCCCAGCGAGGGCCAACTGTGCACGGACACGTGGGGTCCCCGTTCCCCTCCGCGAGAGGCGGGGGGCGGTGGGCGAGGAGGGCGTCGTCGATCGCGGCGCGTCACCATCGGTTCCGGCGAGTTGGCCGGCGGGACGCCGCTCGGCGGAGCGCAGCGGTAGTCACCGTCTCGGCGGACTGAGACGGAGACCGTTGGTGGCTTCGCGTGCATCCTCCTTTCGATTTTTCACTTTTCATCCCCCAATTACGCATTTATTTATATACGCATTATATTGTATCGTATAACATTAAATGCATATAAATATCGTATATTGTGTTGTAATATTATATTCTTTTCTATTATACTATTAGTCTCTTTACGAAGTCGAAATATTAAAATAGTCGTTTTCAGGAGGGAAGCGTGTCGATTGGCTTTATGTAAAGACAAAATTATACTCTTTTTAATACACCTTTAACTAATTACAGTATTGTCAActttatatatgtataaaaaaTCCGAGCAAACTCAAAACGCCCCAAAAATAGAATATTTAATAGCCGATGTAGTCAAAATACGTAAGTTTGGGATCCTATGCCGGCTTTCTTTTATTGGCTTCTCCCAACAAACCATTTGAAGGTTTGCAATATGCGATTAAGTTTATCTCTATTTATTCaacttgatttattttttatttattcgaaatttattaatttaacatgaaaaaaaaagctttacattaacatatatatatatatataacttaattttataaaaaaaaatagatacgGAAAATTGCTTATTAAGTAATGGGCTATGGCCCAATAGATTTGACCGTTGGAGGCTTTAATTGACAGCTGGTTAGATCCATGGAGCCATGGGCGGGTTGGCGGAACCCAACGCCTCCGACACGACCACAAGTCTGCGGTGCCGCCAGACGCCgggccgccgccgcctccatctGCGGCGTCGACACAGAAGCGATTATTTGTTCCAACTCGATCTTTGTTACAACATGCGACAAATTATTTGACTTGGTTGAGTTGAGATGTTTCATTCCTATATCACGTGAAATGATTGAGTTCCTGTCAGTCCATCTAAAAGCACCACACTAATGTCTGTGAGATGCCGACTTAAATGACGTCTTGCACTTCGAAGAAAGAACAGTTGCTTGACTTTGCAGCAAAACCCAAAGCTATTATTATTGTCTGGTGTGAGAAGTCACACACCGTCGCCAATGAGCGAAGGCTTATTTGCACAAATAAAAGGAAAGAGAACTACAAGAAGGATTCATCGACGAAGACGCATAAATGTAGCTCAGGGGTGAACGACGTAAGCGTCCAACTCCATGATCAGGTACCCCTCCTCGGCGctgatgaccttggccaaggtgtACCCTCGCGCCATCCGGAACATCCCCGCGCCGCCGACGATGGCCCGCTCGAACAGCTCGGTGAGCACCGCCCGGCCCAGGATGGAGAAGGTGCTGCCGTTGTACTTCCCCGCGGTGAACACGAAGTTGACGGCCGAAAGCAGCGCCGGTTTCTCCAGGGAGGCCTGCGCGAGTAGCCCCTGCGCCCGCCCGATGAGCTTCGAGTCCCGCTCGGGGCCTTCCCTCAGGATGTCATCGATGACGCTGATTGCGCCGAAGGTCTCGTAGTAGAACTCCTTGCCCGGGGGGACTGCAACCGTCATCCCGGTGGCGTTTGCGCCGGAGTTTATCTCGTGCAGGTAGAAGTGCAGGTGAGtcatcttctcctcatctgcagcgccaaaagaggcaaaaagaaccagaggaaaaagaagaagaagaagaagagcggaTAGAGAGGAGAACGCCATGGCCATCGAAGCTCGTGGAAGGCAACCGAGAGGTGGATGGAGGATCGAGTCCAGAGGTGGTGGACTTATAAGCGAGTTCCAAGAGAGGTGCCAAGGAAGAGGAAGCAACTACGTCTCCTCGATCCTTTTGACTTGGAAAACCAGAGCTGGTGTGCTTCCTTAGCCACCTACCCCAAGATCGTGTGGCTTCAAGTAGAAGAGAAGACTAAGACTCTTCTTTCGGAAGGCTACAGAACACATGAAGCAATAATAATATAAGGGTGGCGTATGGGACATCAATTGACGTTCAACATTTAGATCGATGATCTAAGCAATGCATGTATTACGCGTCAGTCTTCGAAGCAGGCCGGCCGAATACTATTCCATGCTAACGGGAGACATCACGAAGGATATGTTCTCGAGGAATACGTCTATTCATCACATGGAGTTGACTGATCGATCTATCTAGCGAAGAAAAATCGAGGAATAGAAAATGTGTTAATGTGGAAAAATGATCATCACCACCAAACTTCATATCTATTTCATTGTTTGTTACCTTGTCATGttctaattatatttatatatacacattCGTTGATCGATCAACATCTTGAAATGTAGTTTCTATTGCTGATGTCAGAATTAAGAACAATTTTGTTGACCAGTCAACATTTGTTTTCTTTGTCCACCAACTCCCGGTGTCTTTTTTTTTGGTTGGTAGTTGGCGTGAATAAGGATCCATTTGAAATGGGATCCTAATCCAAGATGTGGGTTTACATATCTATCCATTCGATGGTTCCATAATGACATATTTGCCCGCTCGATTTGGGGGCGGCTTTCCCAGTCAAACTCGTCTTCAAAGGAGGCTGCGTAGTTGCGTCATCTTGTTTGCCACCTCTCGAATATGCTTATAAAGCCACTCCCTATCAACTCGATTCTCCATCCACTTGTTGATTGCCTGCCAGAAGTCTCGCCATGGCCAACTccttttccttgtttcttcttctcCCCCTCGTCTTCCTTGGCATCATAGCCACGGCAACCAGCGATGAATACACTGCACCGGAAGAGAAGATGACCCACCTGCATTTCTACTTTCACGAGATATACGCCGGCGCAAACGTGACCACGATGGTCGTCGCAGTCCCGCCGGGCACCAACTCCTCGTTCACCACCTTCGGCGCGCTCGTCGTCATCGACGACATGCTGAGGGAAGGCCCGGAGCCGAGCTCGAAGCTCATCGGGAGGGCGCAGGGGCTGGTGGCGCAGGCCTCCCAGGAGGGCTCGGCGCTGCTCACGGCTTTCAACTTCGTGTTCACGGAGGGGGAGTTCAACGGGAGCACGCTGGCGATCCTGGGCAGGGCCAAGCTGAGTGAGCCGCCGGTCGAGCGCAGCATCGTCGGAGGGTCGGGCAAGTTCCGGATGGCCAGGGGGTACACCGAGGCTCGAGTCATCAGTTCGAAGGACGGCTACTTCCTCATGGAGTTCGATGCCTATGTCACTCATTACTGAATTGTTTCACGTTAATGTTTGCGGAAATAAGCGCTTTTGGCTATTTGGATGTGTTCGGAGGCTGATGCATGTTTTCCCTCCTTGGATATATAGAGCAAGCAATAAGAAAACCTTCGGGTTTGCTTCAAACAATTTAGAGTCTGCAATCTTGTTTCCAAAACATGTTTGCTTCAGCAGCCGGTACTTTCCAGCAGTAACATAGTAACTCCACAACTACATTTCCTTTTACCTGTCTTCAACATCAACACAACCGGCAAAATAAGAAGATGTTGCCGTGAACACCACGCTGCTTGAAGCTTTCTTTCGCGGTCAATACGTTTACTTTGAACCGGCAGTGTCTGCCACCTTGTCTTGACTCTGAGTTCCAGAAATCAAAGGTATAAATATTAAAAtggtatcataatatatatatatatatatatatatatatataatatgaaagtCAATTATGATCAAAATATATTGACAAACTGATCGAGAAATAAAAATCGTTATCACAAAGCGGCGGCTGGGGAAGGGAGATGGGCGGGGACGCGGGCTGCCCGAGGCGGAGAGCGGGTAGCGGCGGTGGCCGGGAAGGCAGCCAAGAGGGGCGAGGGCTGCttgaggcagagagagagagagagaggtaccgCCGGAGGGGAGGCGTTGCCGATCAGCGATCGCCGACAGCGGAGAGTTGAGTTTCGAATCTCGTTGAGAAATGAGTCGGCGCTTCGCTGGGATTGAAATGGAAGGCGTAGGATTCGATGAGTTCCCGATCGTCCACCATCCTACTGCATAGACCATCTATCCGACGCTTCTGAATCTAATTTGTTTCGGTCTTTGTCGTAACGAGGTGTTCTTTTATGCACCAACAGAAGATTGGTGCAAAAAGTCACGAGCGGCTGTTCTTTATTTTCCTTCGAGTGCAAAAGGTCACCCGCGAGCAATACTTCTAATGGAAATGGAGGAACGCCGCATATGCGACGACAACTGAGTGAGAATACAACTCAAGACATCACGCAGCGGCATCCACCTTCAGCTCAGTTATCACCATCGAAAGGTCTCCGTCGCACACAGTCTGGTCTCATCCTCCTCCATGCGTTCCGGTAGGAACGCAAATCAACAGATCATTTTCCATTGATTTTGAAGACGGCAGCACATTGTATCGTTGAATGCACTGTACACGCTTCCTAATGCATCATTGTTTGACTACTTGCATGGATTTAAATGAGCGAGCTACTTACTGTGGAAAAATCGAGGAAAATAAGTAACTTGTTGATGTCGAAGAGTCTTTACCGTCCATTTGGACTTGTCAGCAGCATCCACATGAATCTCACCGTCTGATCAATCAACATCTTAAAAGGTGTTATATCTTGCTGATTGCTAATGTCAATTTAAGTGTACTTTTCTTACCTGTCAATCTTTTCTTGACTTGTCCACCATACTACATTCGGTTGTTGGCGTAAACaagcatccatttgaaatagttcaattAAATATGTTTTCTGAGAGATACTATagaattccttcttttttttttttatctttttccagGAAATATTTCTAATTTTCAGAATTTCCTAACAGCTTCTCCTTCTTTACCTAATGCCTACAATAGCCTCCACCCACCTatcctttttcctttcttttcttataatattttcaCAATGgacaataatatttttaataatactagGAAAAAAAACCATAacatatgttatagtatttttctgATATTCTTGAAAACACTGCAACTTAGTGTAAAAAATATCGTAAACATAGTATTTTTACATAATAGCGTAATAATTTTACGCTACATTATAATGTTTTTCTAGTATTGTTGAAAGCACTAGTATTATCCGATTATCAtcgtgtaaaaatattataatattttcacaatgggctataatatttttaataatactagGAAAAAAAACCATAacatatgttatagtatttttctgATATTCTTGAAAACACTACAACTTAgtgtaaaaatattgtaaacatagttttttttttccataataGCGTAATAATTTTACGCTACATTTTTATCcgattatcatcatgtaaaaatattataattggataaATTTATTgtgtattagataaaaaaattagtAGGGAATTTCGAAAATGAGGGCACTTTTAATCATATTAATTGTGGAGGGATATATTTGTAATTTTGCCAATCCAAAAAATGTGATTCCCACCCTTTTTGGTTTTCTAAAGTTGTGGATAATTAAGGAAACGTAATAAATCCCTCTCAAACTCCGCTATAAAGCCACAGCCTCTTCTCCACCCCATTCCTCCATCCGCTTCTTGGCTTAGTGCACCACAAGCTTCTCCATGGCCTACTCCTCCTCTCCCTTCGTGcttgttcttctccttcttctccccttctccCTCTCTGCCTTTGTTGCCACCGCAGAGAGCCATGAATACACTCCACCCCCAGAGAAGATGACGCACCTCCACTTCTACTTCCACGAGAAATACACCAGCCCGGAGGCGACCGCGGTCCTCGTCGCGGTCCCTCCCGGCACGAACGCCACCTTCGACACCTTCGGGGCGCTCATCGTCATCGACGACACGCTGAGGGCCGGCCCCGAGGAGAGCTCCAAGCTCATCGGGAGGGCGCAGGGGTTGGCGGCGCAGGCCTCCCTGGAGGGCACGCAGATACTGACGGCCGTCAACTTCGTGTTCACGGAGGGGGAGTACAACGGGAGCACGGTGGCGATCCTGGGCCGGATTGTCCCCACCGTATCGCCGACCGAGCGGGCCATCGTCGGAGGGTCGGGCAAGTTCCGGATGGCGCGGGGGTACACGGTGGGCAACACCTACAGCTTCGGCGGGGGCTACTTCATCTTGGAGCTCGATGCTTATATCATCCATTACTGAGCTGCGTGCATCGCTTCCGTCGCATGAACGTAGCTTTTGCttgcttgcttactttcttgctatTGGAAATAAAGTCTTGTGATGTGTGATTGGGCATATCGTATGTCGGCTTTGGATTTATTCCATGGTATGTTGATGTCTGACTTGCTACGATGTAGCATCCAATTATAGCGAAATAAGTCTTTGATCGTAATAAGTGGTGAAGGCAAGATTCGAGTTCAAGACCTTACAATAATTCACCCGACACACCACTAGATATCTCTTTTACTACGAAATACCGAtagaatcatgatatatctcttttACTCATCGAGAGATAAGAACTTGAGTTCATTCTAGTCTTTAGAAATGGTCTCTTTCATCAAAATTAACGGGTTACTTAACTTTAGCAAATCAATGACTTTGGTAGCCTTTAACAAAAGAAAGAATATTTCATGTGACTTTTGCATGGAATTTCGGCTGAGGCCAATAAAAGTTAgtttggaaaaaaagaaaaggtgaCTTTGGGATTAATGAAAAGATTCCTTTTCATTTAAATAAGTATCACAATTTAGAATATAATGTAAAATCATACTTTTTCAAAATATTGTTACCTAATTTTGTTGGAAAACGAAAACAAAAGTtgcatataaaaaaaattctaaggTATTTTTTTACCTTTCATCACAAGATATTGATATCATTCCATGCTACTTAGTGACTCCCACTAAagatattatgaaattattttcctcGATCGACACAAAGGGTTTTAATTCTATAAATAACTAtggcaaataaaaatattaaatgaagAAGCTAAGACCACTAAGGTATGCTCGGAAACTATTCAACTAATCCCAAGTCTTAATATACCTTATCTTTGTTCAAACTTCACCTACTCAAATACAGATCTTATTATCCTAATATATAAGTCAACATGAAGGTAAGAGTATATGTCGACGTGAAGACTAGGCGTTTCTTTATGAGGTGTTCTTCAAGCATCACGTCAACATCATCTTTAACCCTTTGATTCTCCAAACCCTGTTCATGCAATCCAGAAGATAGAAACCCAAGGCGGGCAGTAGTGCAGACTAACGTCAGATCCGCCTTTGTATCAGATCTCAAGCTTGGCAATTATGTTCATTCAATTAGTATATATCTTGATTCCTAAGTGTTTTAGGAGTTTTAATTAGTTCTAATTATTTGGATTAGGATTAAGGATTCATATAGGTAAATAAATTCTTAGTCGATTAAGAGTATTTCGAGATCTcactgtgtgagagagagagagatatataggaAGATATTCTAAATACTTTTGGATTATATTGGATGGGTCTAATGAAAggtcaagaaaacaaaatcttaagATGTGTGTAAAAGATTCAAAGCTTAATATATAATGAGTATTTGTTTTTCTTATATAATGAATAATCCGATTTTACATGAGACTATCGAatcatgtaatttttttatatatttaaagaataattattattgtGGAAAGTACACATACACTGTACAGTTCATCTAAGCTCAACTCGTTTAATCTTTTCTAGTGACGGTGACATCAAGAAAATTGATGTAAGATGCCAATTAGAATGTCCATTGTTTTTTGACCCATACCTCCAATTTTTGTACATGGT
Coding sequences:
- the LOC103997619 gene encoding pterocarpan synthase 1-like encodes the protein MANSFSLFLLLPLVFLGIIATATSDEYTAPEEKMTHLHFYFHEIYAGANVTTMVVAVPPGTNSSFTTFGALVVIDDMLREGPEPSSKLIGRAQGLVAQASQEGSALLTAFNFVFTEGEFNGSTLAILGRAKLSEPPVERSIVGGSGKFRMARGYTEARVISSKDGYFLMEFDAYVTHY
- the LOC103997620 gene encoding dirigent protein 11-like is translated as MAYSSSPFVLVLLLLLPFSLSAFVATAESHEYTPPPEKMTHLHFYFHEKYTSPEATAVLVAVPPGTNATFDTFGALIVIDDTLRAGPEESSKLIGRAQGLAAQASLEGTQILTAVNFVFTEGEYNGSTVAILGRIVPTVSPTERAIVGGSGKFRMARGYTVGNTYSFGGGYFILELDAYIIHY
- the LOC103997618 gene encoding pterocarpan synthase 1-like, translated to MAMAFSSLSALLLLLLFPLVLFASFGAADEEKMTHLHFYLHEINSGANATGMTVAVPPGKEFYYETFGAISVIDDILREGPERDSKLIGRAQGLLAQASLEKPALLSAVNFVFTAGKYNGSTFSILGRAVLTELFERAIVGGAGMFRMARGYTLAKVISAEEGYLIMELDAYVVHP